A part of Candidatus Sysuiplasma acidicola genomic DNA contains:
- a CDS encoding VWA domain-containing protein: protein MERLRGIVDIPSGTSDEVVWSIAKNYQKIRLKAKDPSLVRAARRIAIRAIIDRTLEELGPTRMPMVRRLIDYSPGIEGEIDISSTLDNMSSPSSNDATQIVMERKELKHIACVLIIDASLSMTGEKLAMATSSIAVLAQRLKGIEYAVILFENRANVIKKMDRDVDLEKLIGDLLDLNAMGYTNIESGLNAGITELEKAKTPNRIGIIITDGNYTMGHDPRTSASLFPKLHVMMTTGLDAREDICAGMAQQGKGKMFEISNYEQMPGVLYNIIKTFHFRLSTGGGNANR from the coding sequence ATGGAGAGGCTGCGGGGAATCGTGGATATTCCGTCCGGAACAAGCGACGAAGTGGTATGGTCGATTGCCAAGAACTACCAGAAGATAAGGCTCAAGGCAAAGGACCCGTCGCTGGTCAGGGCGGCCAGAAGAATTGCAATCAGGGCAATAATAGACAGGACACTTGAGGAGCTTGGCCCGACGAGAATGCCGATGGTTAGGAGACTGATAGACTACTCCCCCGGCATCGAAGGTGAAATAGACATATCCAGCACACTTGACAACATGTCTTCTCCGTCCTCAAATGATGCCACCCAGATTGTGATGGAGAGAAAAGAGCTTAAGCACATCGCTTGTGTCCTCATCATAGATGCCAGTCTTTCTATGACTGGCGAAAAACTTGCAATGGCAACCAGCTCGATTGCGGTCCTGGCTCAGAGGCTCAAAGGCATAGAATATGCAGTGATCCTGTTTGAGAACAGGGCGAATGTGATAAAGAAAATGGACAGGGATGTGGACCTTGAAAAGCTCATAGGGGACCTGCTTGACCTGAATGCCATGGGGTACACGAATATCGAGTCTGGCCTGAACGCAGGCATAACGGAGCTTGAGAAGGCGAAGACGCCAAACAGAATAGGCATAATAATCACGGATGGAAACTATACCATGGGACACGATCCGAGAACGTCAGCATCGCTCTTTCCCAAGCTGCATGTAATGATGACGACCGGACTGGATGCCAGAGAGGACATATGCGCAGGGATGGCGCAGCAGGGCAAGGGAAAGATGTTTGAGATAAGCAATTACGAGCAGATGCCCGGAGTGCTGTACAACATCATCAAGACATTTCATTTCAGGCTTTCGACAGGCGGAGGGAACGCAAATAGATGA
- a CDS encoding MBL fold metallo-hydrolase: MKFRFFGGADEVGGLAVMLEDGFGKVMFDYGLIPRDPPVYPLQAPPVDEIVLTHAHVDHSGMIPWLTSRYPVPVHGTMPTKDVGRLLMLDSIKVAKMEGFPEPYDPGDVDDAMKLFQVERFGHAFEIGGTEFIPRMAGHIPGAAMHEIRADRNVLFTGDIHTAETRLVQGAEEVKTDIMVVESTYAGREHPDRKKTEAELIDKVNDIVGRGGQAILPAFAVGRTQELLMILGKTGLNIWVDGMGRKVNSIYNRSKDYVSSATELRKACVSAFEVQTNEDRYHSDRADVIVTTSGMLDGGPALSYIERIKNDPKSGILISGFQVEESNGYRLLSTGQLEINGVLEKINCEVSRFDLSAHAGHSEIVSFVNRCDPETVILVHGDGDKRKMLADEFDGRKVFMPKKGESLEL, encoded by the coding sequence TTGAAATTCAGATTTTTTGGAGGTGCCGATGAAGTCGGCGGCCTTGCAGTAATGCTGGAAGACGGTTTTGGAAAGGTAATGTTCGACTACGGTTTAATCCCGAGGGATCCGCCTGTATATCCCCTTCAGGCTCCTCCGGTGGATGAGATAGTGCTCACACATGCCCATGTTGATCACTCGGGTATGATTCCATGGCTCACATCGCGCTATCCGGTTCCCGTCCATGGTACGATGCCGACTAAGGATGTCGGCAGGCTGCTTATGCTGGACAGTATAAAAGTCGCTAAGATGGAAGGCTTTCCTGAGCCGTATGACCCGGGAGACGTCGACGACGCAATGAAGCTTTTTCAGGTCGAACGGTTCGGACATGCCTTTGAGATTGGAGGAACAGAATTCATTCCGCGCATGGCAGGACATATACCGGGGGCTGCAATGCACGAGATAAGGGCAGACAGAAATGTGCTTTTCACAGGCGATATACATACGGCCGAAACGAGACTGGTGCAGGGTGCCGAGGAAGTCAAGACGGACATCATGGTCGTAGAGTCGACATATGCGGGAAGGGAACATCCTGACCGAAAGAAAACCGAGGCTGAGCTCATCGACAAGGTCAACGATATTGTTGGCAGAGGAGGACAGGCCATACTGCCTGCCTTTGCCGTGGGAAGAACGCAGGAACTGCTCATGATACTCGGAAAAACCGGGTTGAACATCTGGGTCGATGGAATGGGCAGGAAAGTCAATTCAATCTACAACCGTTCGAAGGATTACGTCTCTTCTGCAACAGAACTCAGAAAGGCATGCGTCAGCGCGTTCGAAGTCCAGACAAACGAGGACAGATATCACAGCGACAGGGCCGACGTGATTGTCACAACGAGCGGGATGCTGGACGGCGGGCCGGCGCTAAGTTACATCGAAAGGATAAAAAACGATCCGAAGAGCGGTATACTCATAAGCGGCTTCCAGGTCGAGGAGTCCAATGGTTACAGGCTCCTCAGCACAGGGCAGCTGGAGATCAACGGCGTTCTGGAGAAGATAAACTGCGAAGTGTCAAGATTCGACCTTTCGGCACATGCAGGCCACAGTGAGATCGTCTCGTTTGTGAACAGATGCGATCCCGAAACGGTGATACTCGTGCACGGAGACGGGGACAAGAGGAAGATGCTGGCCGACGAGTTCGATGGAAGAAAAGTGTTTATGCCCAAGAAGGGAGAGAGTCTGGAACTGTGA
- a CDS encoding ABC transporter permease gives MKMTTYIIRRLLLLIPVILGVTAFTFILTRVNIGLWISSLMGRIRTPAAKAHIIAEYHLNAPIYLQYFYYMQGLLSGNWGFTSGFDTLVGTYRPVFQVMQERLPNTIELAVASIILVVLFSIPLGVISAVKRDKLPDHASRLWAMISYSTPTFWLGLLILFAISPYVPITSISNSIGISYYFSPNGGFEPWVVHQGGLILGTRPTGFLIIDTLIYGDFPAFFNSIEHIILPAITVALTSMGAIVRFLRSSMLDAMGQDYVRTAKAKGLPQKRVINKHVKRNAYSATVTILGLLLASLMGGVVITEEIFSWPGIGYWLAEAAIVNDFASIMASVFVFAIIIVVANLIVDIVYAYLDPRVRLG, from the coding sequence ATGAAAATGACAACCTACATAATAAGGAGACTTTTGCTTCTGATTCCTGTCATTTTAGGAGTAACGGCATTCACATTCATACTCACGCGCGTGAATATAGGTCTCTGGATTAGCTCGCTCATGGGCCGCATAAGGACACCGGCAGCAAAAGCGCACATCATTGCAGAATATCATCTTAATGCGCCAATCTACCTTCAATACTTTTATTACATGCAGGGACTTCTCTCCGGCAACTGGGGATTCACAAGCGGGTTTGATACTCTCGTCGGCACTTACAGGCCGGTTTTCCAGGTAATGCAGGAGCGTCTTCCTAACACAATTGAACTGGCCGTTGCTTCAATAATTCTTGTTGTGCTTTTCTCGATTCCGCTCGGAGTTATATCGGCAGTCAAACGTGATAAACTCCCTGATCATGCATCAAGGCTCTGGGCGATGATAAGTTACTCCACCCCTACATTCTGGCTCGGCCTCCTGATACTTTTTGCCATTTCTCCGTATGTGCCAATTACCAGCATTTCCAACTCGATTGGCATTTCCTATTACTTTTCGCCAAATGGCGGTTTCGAACCATGGGTCGTGCATCAGGGCGGGTTGATCCTCGGCACCAGACCCACGGGCTTCCTGATTATAGACACCCTCATTTATGGAGACTTCCCGGCATTCTTCAATAGCATTGAGCATATCATACTGCCAGCGATTACCGTAGCCTTGACGAGCATGGGTGCTATAGTGCGCTTTCTCAGGTCCAGTATGCTGGATGCCATGGGTCAGGATTATGTCAGGACTGCAAAGGCAAAGGGGTTGCCTCAGAAGCGCGTTATCAACAAACATGTAAAGAGAAATGCATATTCTGCCACCGTTACAATACTCGGGCTCCTGCTTGCCTCCCTCATGGGCGGCGTAGTGATTACCGAAGAGATATTTTCATGGCCGGGCATAGGTTACTGGCTCGCCGAAGCTGCGATTGTCAATGATTTTGCATCCATCATGGCATCTGTCTTCGTGTTCGCTATAATAATCGTTGTGGCGAATCTGATTGTGGATATAGTGTACGCGTATCTTGACCCCAGAGTCAGGCTGGGGTGA
- a CDS encoding MoxR family ATPase, translating to MRELTLDRESLDRAVGGIKTKHSIIGREVELRKALICANAQRHILIEGPVGVGKTVLATAIADYLQRPILRVDGDERYTEQKLTGWFDPPIVMQKGYSEESFISGPLTQSMNAGGILFINELNRLNEGVQNVLLPAMDEGKIEIPRIGTVYAKEGFLIIATQNPREFIATSSLSEALSDRFELLPLTYQDEEEERSIVETRTGLHDEHATRIITAIIRETRVHPFVRRGASIRAATSMATIMSFTERDIEDFRNAAYLSLPTRMELREDSKKNVYEVIDEIIDKVVSRTPVSEREKEENSNPEDTTEGKAGEKKTIGI from the coding sequence TTGCGAGAACTTACCCTAGACCGGGAATCACTTGACAGAGCCGTTGGAGGCATAAAGACAAAGCACTCCATAATCGGAAGGGAAGTGGAACTGAGGAAGGCCCTGATATGCGCAAATGCGCAAAGGCACATACTTATTGAGGGACCCGTGGGAGTGGGAAAGACCGTCCTTGCGACAGCAATAGCAGACTATCTGCAGAGACCGATTTTGCGCGTAGATGGGGATGAGCGGTACACAGAGCAGAAACTGACTGGATGGTTCGATCCGCCGATTGTCATGCAGAAGGGGTACAGCGAGGAGTCATTCATCAGCGGTCCCCTGACGCAATCCATGAACGCCGGGGGGATACTTTTCATCAACGAACTCAACAGGCTGAATGAAGGAGTGCAGAATGTTCTCCTGCCGGCGATGGACGAAGGGAAGATTGAGATACCGAGAATCGGCACAGTCTATGCGAAGGAAGGTTTTCTCATAATTGCAACTCAGAATCCCAGGGAGTTCATTGCCACGAGCTCCCTGTCGGAGGCGCTATCCGACAGGTTCGAACTTCTCCCTCTGACGTATCAGGACGAGGAAGAGGAGCGCAGCATTGTGGAAACGCGCACAGGTCTCCACGACGAACACGCGACGCGCATTATAACAGCAATAATCAGGGAAACGAGGGTGCACCCGTTTGTAAGGCGGGGAGCATCAATCAGAGCTGCGACCAGCATGGCAACCATCATGTCATTCACAGAAAGGGACATAGAGGACTTCAGGAATGCTGCATATCTGTCTCTTCCCACAAGAATGGAGCTGCGCGAAGATTCTAAGAAGAATGTCTACGAGGTAATCGACGAGATCATAGACAAGGTTGTCAGCAGGACACCTGTTTCCGAACGCGAGAAGGAGGAAAACAGTAACCCTGAAGACACTACGGAAGGGAAGGCCGGGGAAAAAAAAACGATCGGGATCTGA
- a CDS encoding ABC transporter permease: MTTSFGKAQRFKPSSILPRIAQFRRQFYYFKQSPLALAGLIITSLFVFLAIFSPVLTSGNPYVLESNRKLLNDYIPWFQTWRYPLGTTYFGVNLLPAIIKAARVDLAISLAVVSAGATVGILLGAFAGYKGGVVDDILMRVTDIFFSIPFIVLAIAMIVVFREDFAHVAGGVMTLLVLSLIIIWWPTYARLVRGQVLSVRELKYIEAAKASGAGTLRVVFRHIIPNSVYPVFVQMSLDVGSVVLLLAALDYINIGINFIYLPEWGNLATYFQYKSVGITQALQYPWTFIVPGLAILMYSLGLNLLGDGLRDILDPRMRR, encoded by the coding sequence ATGACCACGTCTTTTGGTAAAGCACAGCGTTTTAAACCGAGCAGCATACTTCCAAGGATCGCGCAGTTCAGAAGACAATTTTATTATTTCAAGCAGAGTCCTCTGGCTCTCGCAGGACTCATCATAACCTCGCTGTTCGTCTTCCTCGCAATTTTTTCACCTGTGCTGACCTCGGGCAACCCTTACGTGCTGGAATCCAACCGGAAACTGCTCAACGACTATATACCATGGTTCCAGACATGGAGGTACCCTCTCGGCACAACATACTTCGGCGTGAACCTGCTGCCGGCAATAATTAAGGCAGCCAGGGTTGATCTTGCCATATCGCTCGCCGTCGTCTCGGCCGGTGCCACCGTTGGAATACTCTTAGGCGCATTCGCCGGATACAAAGGCGGCGTGGTTGACGACATACTGATGCGCGTGACGGACATCTTTTTCTCCATACCATTCATAGTGCTGGCAATTGCGATGATCGTCGTGTTCCGCGAAGACTTTGCGCATGTGGCAGGCGGCGTCATGACACTGCTGGTATTGTCACTCATCATCATCTGGTGGCCCACATACGCAAGACTCGTCAGGGGGCAGGTGCTTTCTGTCAGAGAGCTGAAATATATAGAGGCTGCAAAAGCCTCCGGTGCAGGCACTCTCAGGGTGGTCTTCCGGCACATAATTCCCAATTCCGTATACCCGGTTTTCGTCCAGATGTCTCTCGATGTAGGATCCGTGGTTTTGCTGCTCGCTGCGCTCGATTACATCAATATCGGCATAAACTTCATTTATCTTCCAGAATGGGGTAATCTGGCAACCTATTTTCAATACAAGAGTGTGGGCATTACGCAGGCGCTTCAGTATCCGTGGACATTCATTGTCCCCGGCCTCGCGATACTCATGTACTCACTGGGTCTGAATCTGCTTGGAGATGGTCTCAGGGATATACTCGATCCGCGCATGAGAAGATGA
- a CDS encoding ABC transporter ATP-binding protein, with the protein MSTTIEQDPDILLRVEDLKTYFFVYDGIVKALDGVTLYVRKGETLGIVGETGCGKSVTAFSVLKLIQDPPGRIVSGRIIYKGADLTRYLPYEVKYVNKKGKRVRIKRNKRVIKLTERIFQGIRGREISMIFQEPTTALNPVLTVERQVGEALLMHRKSEIIDSILRKEVASLSGYASGIRSLIDDFDVSGTNRDDFRKTAMLTISNHVKDQRQQIQVYDVITSRGQKRSKRLKEALRVAKIGSLSKAARGILQLEKQLDTLLKSERNAILAGSDLRAIKKISIEVRRCRWKIALSKLNLIARRECSRSINTETSGWVEELLKQVSIQDAHKVLSSYPHELSGGMQQRVMISMALSCNPSLLIADEPTTALDVTIQAQILDLMKKLKKTTNASVMLITHDLGVISEVCDRVAVMYAGVVAETGTVTEIFKNPLHPYTKGLLSAIPRLDMPGKKLTTIPGSVPNLLRPPAGCRFHPRCPYVMDVCKTTVPVTVEVSKGHTVSCFLFGGVDN; encoded by the coding sequence ATGAGCACCACCATTGAACAGGATCCGGACATTTTGCTCAGAGTTGAGGATCTGAAGACATATTTTTTTGTTTATGATGGTATTGTTAAGGCACTTGACGGGGTCACTCTTTACGTCAGAAAGGGTGAAACACTTGGCATCGTCGGCGAAACAGGATGCGGAAAGAGCGTTACGGCTTTTTCTGTTTTGAAACTGATTCAGGATCCTCCGGGCAGAATCGTCTCCGGACGAATAATTTACAAGGGCGCAGATCTGACACGCTATCTTCCTTATGAAGTCAAATATGTGAACAAGAAAGGGAAAAGAGTTCGGATAAAGAGGAACAAGAGAGTTATAAAACTTACAGAAAGGATATTTCAGGGCATAAGAGGAAGGGAAATATCCATGATTTTCCAGGAACCTACAACGGCTCTGAACCCTGTACTGACTGTCGAAAGGCAGGTGGGTGAAGCGCTACTGATGCACAGGAAGTCTGAAATCATAGATTCCATTCTACGCAAGGAAGTGGCCAGTCTCTCTGGTTATGCATCCGGCATCAGGTCACTCATCGATGATTTTGATGTCTCGGGAACGAACAGAGATGATTTCAGAAAGACCGCCATGCTAACAATATCCAATCACGTGAAGGATCAGCGTCAGCAGATTCAGGTTTATGATGTGATAACATCAAGGGGCCAGAAGCGAAGCAAAAGGCTGAAGGAAGCATTACGTGTGGCAAAAATAGGCTCGCTTTCAAAGGCTGCCAGGGGTATCCTTCAGCTCGAAAAACAACTTGACACGCTTTTGAAGAGTGAGAGGAATGCCATATTGGCAGGCAGCGACCTGCGCGCTATCAAAAAAATTTCTATTGAGGTGAGACGATGCAGGTGGAAGATCGCGCTCAGTAAGCTGAATTTGATCGCAAGGAGGGAGTGCAGCAGATCGATAAACACCGAAACTTCCGGCTGGGTTGAAGAACTGCTCAAGCAGGTCAGCATTCAGGATGCCCACAAAGTTCTAAGCAGCTACCCACATGAACTGAGCGGCGGCATGCAGCAGCGTGTCATGATTTCCATGGCTCTTTCGTGCAATCCGTCACTTCTGATTGCCGATGAACCCACCACCGCTCTGGATGTGACGATTCAGGCACAAATACTGGATCTGATGAAGAAGCTCAAGAAGACAACAAACGCCTCTGTCATGCTTATAACTCACGACCTTGGTGTGATATCTGAAGTGTGTGACCGCGTGGCGGTCATGTATGCCGGAGTCGTGGCGGAAACCGGAACTGTAACTGAGATTTTCAAGAACCCGCTGCACCCGTATACAAAGGGTCTGCTCTCAGCCATACCAAGGCTGGATATGCCAGGGAAGAAGCTTACTACCATTCCCGGCTCAGTGCCAAACCTGCTACGGCCGCCAGCCGGATGCAGGTTCCATCCCAGATGTCCGTATGTCATGGACGTATGCAAGACGACCGTGCCTGTTACGGTAGAAGTTTCAAAGGGCCACACGGTCAGCTGCTTCCTCTTCGGAGGTGTTGACAATTAA
- a CDS encoding isocitrate/isopropylmalate dehydrogenase family protein, which yields MSSYRVTLIPGDGIGPEVTDATVKVLEATGVNFDWDVVEAGERALKKEGTPLPQAVLDSMKKNRIALKGPLTTPIGGGYRSVNVALRQMLNLYASVRPSRSIAGVGTLYSDIDLVVVREATEELYSGIEHWIDRDHSAAETISVVTRKASERIVNYAFDYAVREKRKKVTAVHKANIMKTTGALFQEVSQQVAKNYPTIEFEERLIDNMAMQLVKKPQAYDVIVTTNLFGDILSDLCAGLAGGLGITPGAIIGDEIALFEPVHGSAPKYAGQDKVNPVATILSGEMMLKHLGEREAAENVWNAVFDTIKERKVITYDLIDGGYANNAPSPSRCSQMADEIARKVRESA from the coding sequence ATGAGTTCCTACCGTGTTACTTTGATTCCCGGAGACGGCATCGGGCCTGAAGTTACGGATGCAACGGTGAAGGTTCTTGAGGCCACCGGGGTCAATTTCGACTGGGATGTAGTGGAAGCAGGAGAGAGAGCGCTGAAGAAGGAGGGCACACCGCTTCCTCAGGCCGTACTTGACAGCATGAAGAAGAACAGGATCGCGCTCAAGGGCCCGCTGACCACGCCGATTGGCGGCGGCTACAGAAGCGTGAACGTGGCACTGAGACAGATGCTCAACCTGTATGCAAGCGTGAGGCCGTCACGATCGATTGCAGGGGTAGGAACGCTATATTCCGACATAGATCTCGTTGTCGTAAGAGAGGCTACTGAAGAGCTTTATTCAGGCATCGAGCACTGGATCGACAGGGATCATTCCGCAGCCGAGACGATATCTGTCGTCACCAGAAAGGCGTCTGAAAGGATTGTAAATTACGCCTTCGACTACGCAGTGAGGGAGAAAAGGAAGAAAGTTACTGCTGTTCACAAGGCCAACATAATGAAGACCACTGGCGCGCTGTTCCAGGAAGTTTCGCAGCAAGTCGCCAAGAATTACCCGACGATTGAATTTGAAGAGAGACTCATAGACAACATGGCAATGCAACTGGTGAAGAAACCGCAGGCATACGACGTAATAGTTACCACGAATCTATTCGGCGACATACTCTCGGATCTGTGCGCAGGACTCGCCGGCGGTCTTGGCATAACGCCGGGTGCAATCATCGGTGACGAGATAGCGCTGTTCGAGCCGGTCCACGGTTCTGCACCGAAATATGCAGGGCAGGACAAAGTCAACCCTGTTGCGACGATACTGTCAGGCGAAATGATGCTGAAGCATCTAGGCGAAAGGGAGGCCGCGGAGAATGTATGGAACGCGGTCTTCGACACTATAAAGGAGAGGAAAGTCATAACATACGATCTCATAGATGGCGGATATGCGAATAATGCCCCGAGTCCATCCAGGTGTTCGCAGATGGCAGATGAAATAGCGAGAAAGGTCAGGGAGTCTGCCTGA
- a CDS encoding ABC transporter ATP-binding protein, which translates to MDIRHLKQYFPIKAGVMSRSVGYVHAVDDVSFQIYQGETVGLVGESGCGKTTTGRTLLRLLEPTSGQAFIDPPDSVSAELDALYSSLETEGADAKNSEETLERIRKIAEQYSIFKAKRRRLREIRKTMQIVFQDPFASLDPRMLVKEILSEPLRIHRRITETGNSDNSLPEKDSNTVSGNGRMTKKEIDERVLSLIKDVGLNEEHLYRFPHEFSGGQRQRICVARALALDPRFIVLDEPTSALDVSVQAQILNLLRNLQQKNNMSYLFISHHLSVIRAMCNRVLVMYLGKIVEVSETEELFVHPLHPYTQALISAIPIPDPLLRRERIILSGDVPSAASPPSGCRFRTRCPYAEQICRDEEPKLRDWNNTGHQVACHLIHKMDSRIIDAAEKASVIAGEHFDESVLSKAN; encoded by the coding sequence ATGGATATAAGGCATCTTAAACAGTACTTTCCGATTAAAGCAGGCGTGATGTCGAGAAGCGTTGGTTACGTTCATGCGGTTGACGACGTCTCCTTCCAGATATATCAGGGGGAGACCGTTGGTTTGGTTGGTGAGAGCGGGTGCGGCAAGACAACGACAGGCAGAACATTGCTGCGGCTTCTCGAACCCACCTCAGGCCAGGCTTTCATAGATCCGCCAGACTCTGTTTCGGCCGAATTAGATGCGCTCTACAGTTCTCTTGAAACTGAAGGCGCGGATGCAAAGAACAGTGAAGAAACACTAGAACGAATACGCAAAATTGCAGAGCAGTATTCGATTTTCAAAGCGAAGAGGAGGCGTCTCAGAGAAATCAGAAAGACAATGCAGATTGTTTTTCAGGATCCGTTTGCATCGCTGGATCCAAGGATGCTTGTAAAGGAGATTCTCTCCGAACCGTTGCGTATTCACAGGCGCATAACCGAGACCGGCAATTCAGATAACTCTTTGCCGGAAAAGGATTCGAACACTGTTTCAGGTAATGGCAGGATGACAAAAAAGGAAATCGACGAACGTGTTTTGTCTCTGATTAAGGACGTTGGATTGAATGAAGAGCATCTGTACCGCTTTCCGCATGAATTCAGCGGCGGTCAGAGACAGAGAATATGCGTGGCAAGAGCACTTGCACTGGATCCAAGATTCATAGTGCTCGATGAACCCACTTCTGCTCTCGATGTTTCAGTTCAGGCACAGATACTCAATCTTCTGAGGAATCTTCAGCAGAAGAACAATATGTCCTATCTTTTCATCTCACATCATCTGAGCGTTATCAGGGCAATGTGCAACCGCGTTCTGGTCATGTATTTGGGAAAGATCGTCGAAGTGTCTGAAACTGAGGAGCTGTTTGTTCATCCTCTGCATCCGTATACTCAGGCTCTCATTTCCGCGATACCTATACCAGATCCTCTTCTTAGGAGGGAGAGAATAATCCTTTCCGGCGATGTGCCGAGCGCGGCGTCGCCTCCCAGCGGATGCAGGTTCAGAACCAGATGCCCCTATGCTGAGCAGATATGCAGGGATGAGGAACCGAAGCTCCGGGACTGGAACAACACAGGACATCAGGTTGCCTGTCATCTCATACACAAAATGGACAGTAGAATTATTGATGCTGCCGAAAAGGCAAGCGTTATCGCAGGGGAACATTTCGACGAGTCCGTTCTATCGAAGGCAAATTAG